One window of the Athene noctua chromosome 5, bAthNoc1.hap1.1, whole genome shotgun sequence genome contains the following:
- the HMGCS2 gene encoding hydroxymethylglutaryl-CoA synthase, mitochondrial: MLRLVGRATRCWGARRTTPGPEQVPRGAQHPMAVQKACLSSAAGTGAWPKDVGILALEVYFPAQYVEQEELERYDGVEAGKYTRGLGQQQMGFCAAHEDINSLCLTVVQRLVERGRLSWDAIGRLEVGTETVVDKSKAVKTVLMQLFHDSGNTDVEGIDTTNACYGGTASLFNAAAWVESSAWDGRYAVVVCGDIAVYATGNARPTGGAGAIAMLVGPNAPLVLERGLRGTHMEHAYDFYKPDLASEYPVVDGQLSIQCYLRALDRCYAVYRRKAESQWQQAGVQRPFTLDDFKFIIFHTPFCKLVQKSVGRLLLNDFLATPNPDTAAGLYKGLQSFRGVKLEDTYTSKEVEKAFQAASQEIFNQKTKPSLLLSSRNGNMYTPSMYGCLASLLAQSSARDLAGSRIGAFSYGSGLAASMFSLRVSQDAAPGSPLDKLVSSLADLPARLDARKRVAPQDFAEIMKRREETHHLADHAPHGSQADLFPGTWYLTRVDAKYRREYARKPF, encoded by the exons ATGCTGCGCTTGGTTGGCCGCGCCACACGCTGCTGGGGGGCTCGGCGGACAACGCCGGGGCCGGAGCAGGTACCCCGGGGGGCCCAGCACCCCATGGCTGTGCAGAAGGCATG cctctccaGCGCTGCCGGGACAGGCGCCTGGCCCAAGGACGTGGGCATCCTGGCACTGGAGGTGTACTTCCCTGCCCAGTATGtagagcaggaggagctggagcgaTACGATGGTGTGGAGGCCGGCAAGTACACACGGGGCTTGGGCCAGCAGCAGATGGGCTTCTGTGCTGCCCACGAGGACATCAACTCCCTGTGCCTGACGGTGGTGCAGCGGCTGGTGGAGCGCGGGCGCCTCTCCTGGGATGCCATCGGCCGCCTCGAGGTGGGCACTGAGACTGTCGTCGACAAGTCCAAGGCTGTCAAGACCGTCCTTATGCAGCTCTTCCATGACTCGGGCAACACTGACGTGGAGGGCATTGACACCACCAACGCCTGCTATGGGGGCACAGCCTCGCTCTTCAACGCGGCTGCCTGGGTGGAGTCCAGTGCCTGGGacg GTCGCTACGCCGTGGTGGTGTGCGGGGACATCGCTGTGTACGCCACAGGGAACGCGCGGCCCACAGGAGGTGCCGGTGCCATTGCCATGCTAGTGGGACCCAACGCCCCGCTGGTTCTGGAGAGAG GCCTGCGGGGAACCCACATGGAGCACGCCTACGACTTCTACAAACCGGACCTGGCCTCTGAGTACCCAGTGGTGGATGGGCAGCTCTCCATCCAGTGCTACCTGCGGGCACTGGACCGCTGCTACGCCGTGTACCGCCGGAAAGCAGAGAGCCAGTGGCAGCAGG CCGGTGTCCAGCGGCCCTTCACCCTCGATGACTTCAAGTTCATCATCTTCCACACACCCTTTTGCAAGCTGGTGCAGAAGTCAGTGGGGCGGCTGCTGCTCAACGACTTCTTGGCCACCCCCAACCCTGACACGGCCGCCGGCCTTTACAAGGGGCTGCAGTCTTTTCG TGGTGTGAAGCTGGAGGACACCTACACAAGTAAGGAGGTGGAGAAGGCGTTCCAGGCAGCCAGCCAGGAGATCTTCAACCAGAAGACCAagccctccctgctcctctcctcccGCAATGGCAACATGTACACACCGTCCATGTATGGCTGCCTGGCCTCCCTTCTGGCGCA GTCCTCAGCGCGGGACCTGGCTGGCTCCCGGATCGGCGCCTTCTCCTACGGCTCAGGGCTGGCCGCCAGCATGTTCTCCCTCCGTGTCTCACAGGATGCGGCCCCGG GCTCACCCCTGGACAAGCTGGTCTCCAGCCTGGCCGACCTGCCGGCTCGCCTGGATGCCCGCAAGCGTGTGGCCCCGCAGGACTTTGCCGAGATCATGAAGCGGCGGGAGGAGACCCATCACTTGG CCGACCACGCTCCCCACGGCTCCCAGGCGGATCTCTTCCCTGGCACCTGGTACCTGACACGGGTGGATGCCAAGTACCGCCGGGAATATGCCAGGAAGCCCTTCTAG
- the PHGDH gene encoding D-3-phosphoglycerate dehydrogenase: protein MALGRLQKVLISDSLDPCCREILQAGGLRVQEKPGLSKEELLREIRDCDGLIVRSATKVTADVLEAAERLQVVGRAGTGVDNVDVEAATRKGVLVMNTPTGNSLSAAELTCGMILCLARQIPQAAASMKEGKWDRKKYMGMELNGKTLGVLGLGRIGREVATRMQAFGMKTIGYDPIITPETSAAFGVEQLPLEEIWPRCDFITVHTPLLASTMGLLNDSTFAKCRRGVQVVNCARGGIVDEGALLRALRSGQCGGAALDVFTQEPPKDRDLVNHPNVICCPHLGASTQEAQSRCGKEIAMQIVDMATGKGLAGTVNGQALSKAFAPQTKPWIALARALGSVLRTVGKQVQGSMQVCTQGTPLREAGSYLTPAVAAGMLAGGPQKDVTLVNALLLAQEAGLKVTTTHGDVAPEPDGSTSLLQVSLQGTPHRVTGTVQGSTPVLREINGATFKQPAPLSGPILIYKAKASEPSALPVLTGLLGKAGVQLQSYHSSSTVAGEQWSVMGLSAPLSDLSELKPRVMEVFQLHL, encoded by the exons atGGCGCTGGGGAGGCTGCAGAAGGTGCTGATCAGCGACAGCCTGGACCCCTGCTGCCGGGAGATCCTGCAGGCCGGCGGCCTCCGGGTGCAGGAGAAGCCCGGGCTGAGCAAGGAGGAGCTGCTGCGGGAGATCCGG GACTGCGATGGGCTCATCGTCCGCTCGGCCACCAAAGTCACGGCCGACGTGCTGGAGGCGGCGGAGAGGCTGCAGGTGGTGGGCAGAGCGGGCACCGGCGTGGACAACGTGGACGTGGAGGCGGCCACCAGGAAGGGTGTCCTGGTCATGAA CACACCCACTGGCAACAGCCTCAGCGCCGCCGAGCTCACCTGCGGGATGATCCTGTGCCTGGCCAG GCAGATcccgcaggcagctgcctccatgAAGGAGGGCAAGTGGGACCGTAAGAAG TACATGGGCATGGAGCTCAACGGGAAGACGCTgggtgtgctggggctgggccgcATTGGCAGGGAGGTCGCTACCCGCATGCAGGCTTTTGGCATGAAG ACCATAGGCTACGACCCCATCATCACCCCCGAAACCTCGGCCGCCTTTGGCGTGGAGCAGCTGCCACTGGAGGAGATCTGGCCCCGCTGTGACTTCATCACAGTGCACACACCACTGCTGGCCTCCACCATGG GGCTCCTGAACGACAGCACCTTTGCCAAGTGCCGCCGCGGTGTGCAGGTGGTGAACTGCGCCCGCGGCGGCATCGTGGACGAGGGCGCGCTGCTGCGGGCACTGCGGTCGGGGCAGTGTGGCGGGGCCGCCCTCGACGTCTTCACACAG GAGCCGCCGAAGGACCGCGACCTGGTGAACCACCCCAATGTCATCTGCTGCCCACACCTGGGCGCCAGCACACAGGAGGCACAGAGCCGCTGTGGCAAGGAGATCGCCATGCAGATCGTGGACATGGCCACGGGGAAGGGGCTGGCTGGCACA GTCAACGGGCAGGCTCTCAGCAAGGCTTTTGCACCGCAGACCAAGCCCTGGATTGCCCTGGCCAGGGCCCTGGGCTCGGTGCTACGCACAGTGGGCAAGCAAGTGCAGGGCAGCATGCAGGTCTGCACCCAag GGACACCTCTGCGGGAGGCCGGGAGCTACCTGACACCCGCCGTGGCTGCAGGCATGCTGGCTGGAGGGCCACAGAAGGACGTGACCCTGGTGAACgccctgctgctggcccaggAGGCGGGGCTGAAG GTCACAACCACCCATGGCGATGTGGCCCCCGAGCCCGATGGCAGCACCAGCCTGCTGCAGGTGTCCCTGCAGGGCACCCCACACCGGGTGACCGGGACAGTGCAGGGCAGCACCCCAGTGCTGCGGGAGATCAATGGGGCCACCTTCAAGCAGCCAGCTCCGCTGAGTGGCCCCATCCTCATCTACAAAGCCAAAGCCTCCGAGCCCAGCGCACTGCCCGTGCTCACGG GACTGCTGGGGAAGGCGGGGGTCCAGCTCCAGTCCTACCACAGCTCCAGCACCGTGGCAGGGGAGCAGTGGAGTGTCATGGGTCTCTCAGCCCCCCTGTCTGACCTCAGCGAGCTGAAACCACGAGTCATGGAGGTCTTCCAGCTCCACCTCTAA
- the REG4 gene encoding regenerating islet-derived protein 4: MVAAARLTLLLLGCVGLLRPAGARYIDYCPKGWSYYKLSCFRYFRQLRSWDEAERQCQASHASAHLAWVEEPREAATLRKVISYYQRIQPVWIGLRYAHESRAWQWASGDKYSSTSGLAGNGAHGGNCGILTHLSGFTVWSSTDCAQQHHYICKFTPLR; this comes from the exons ATGGTGGCGGCAGCCAGGCtcaccctcctgctgctgggctgtgtgGGGCTCCTGCGGCCGGCTG GTGCCAGGTACATAGATTACTGCCCCAAGGGCTGGTCTTACTACAAGCTCAGCTGCTTCAGGTACTTCCGTCAGCTCCGGAGCTGGGATGAGGCTGAG AGGCAGTGCCAGGCCAGCCACGCCAGTGCCCACCTGGCCTGGGTGGAAGAGCCCCGGGAGGCGGCCACGCTCCGGAAAGTCATTTCCTACTACCAGCGCATACAGCCTGTCTGGATTGGCCTCCGCTACGCGCATGAG agcCGGGCCTGGCAGTGGGCGAGTGGGGACAAGTACAGCAGCACCAGTGGGCTGGCTGGGAACGGTGCCCATGGGGGGAACTGTGGCATCCTGACCCACCTCAGTG GCTTCACCGTGTGGTCCAGCACCGACTGCGCCCAGCAGCATCACTACATCTGCAAGTTCACCCCCTTGCGCTAA